A part of Geothermobacter hydrogeniphilus genomic DNA contains:
- a CDS encoding cyclohexa-1,5-dienecarbonyl-CoA hydratase, whose protein sequence is MSDSPLKVWLDRDGTLLRLRLARPKANIVDAAMIAALRQALAEHRGIPELRAALLDHEGPHFSFGASVDEHMPDQCADMLKSLHALIRDMLDFPLPLLVAIKGQCLGGGLEVAAAGSMLFAAPDAKLGQPEIKLAVFAPAASCLLPERIGQAKAEDLLFSGRSMAAEEALATGLIDNLSDDPETAALAYFDKALAPSSASTLRFAVRAAREEYRQRVTAKLERVETLYLAELMQTHDAVEGLTAFVEKRPAQWKNC, encoded by the coding sequence ATGAGCGATAGCCCGTTGAAAGTCTGGCTCGACCGTGACGGAACCCTGCTGCGCCTGCGCCTGGCGCGGCCGAAAGCCAATATCGTCGACGCGGCGATGATCGCCGCTTTGCGGCAGGCGCTGGCCGAACACCGGGGCATCCCCGAACTGCGCGCCGCGCTGCTCGACCACGAAGGCCCGCACTTCAGCTTCGGCGCCAGCGTTGATGAGCACATGCCGGACCAGTGCGCCGACATGCTCAAGTCACTGCACGCCCTGATCCGCGACATGCTCGACTTCCCGCTGCCGCTGCTGGTGGCGATCAAGGGCCAGTGTCTCGGCGGCGGACTGGAGGTCGCCGCCGCCGGCAGCATGCTGTTCGCCGCGCCCGACGCCAAACTCGGCCAGCCGGAAATCAAGCTGGCGGTCTTCGCACCCGCGGCCAGCTGCCTGCTGCCCGAGCGGATCGGCCAGGCCAAAGCCGAGGACCTGCTCTTCTCCGGCCGCAGCATGGCCGCCGAGGAAGCCCTGGCAACCGGCCTGATCGACAACCTCTCCGACGATCCGGAAACGGCGGCCCTGGCGTATTTCGACAAGGCTCTGGCGCCGAGCAGTGCCAGCACCCTGCGCTTCGCGGTGCGCGCCGCACGGGAGGAATACCGCCAGCGGGTCACCGCCAAGCTGGAGCGGGTGGAAACCCTCTACCTGGCCGAACTGATGCAGACCCATGACGCCGTCGAGGGCCTGACCGCCTTTGTCGAAAAGCGTCCGGCACAGTGGAAAAACTGCTGA
- a CDS encoding amidohydrolase family protein, with the protein MERVADQDIIDVHVHCFVGTGQAERIHRGLAGLRQAGVRQMAVMGLVNPDLDEREVWKLIPEGFDNLGDPLFNEADLLLELTRQSDRMLFPMLDTRMLHGQAQAGIEKLFRRGFRGIKGLYLPDNANDLGIAGIPETFGISPGQYREQEWEIFAFAEAHGLPVVYHMDAGRYGDVMRAIVDDFPRLRINFPHFGIGRRAFASILDRSPNVFTDIAYLRPHIRRNPASYADFIRHYPAQVCFGTDALLHQPGIILDYIDLVKSLNLPEELEHTVFSGNPRRFLGLNT; encoded by the coding sequence ATGGAAAGGGTTGCTGATCAAGACATCATTGACGTCCACGTTCACTGCTTTGTCGGGACCGGCCAGGCCGAGAGGATTCATCGCGGCCTGGCCGGTCTGCGTCAGGCAGGCGTCAGGCAGATGGCGGTCATGGGCCTGGTCAATCCCGACCTGGATGAGAGGGAGGTCTGGAAACTTATTCCGGAAGGCTTTGACAACCTGGGAGACCCGCTTTTCAACGAGGCCGATCTCCTGCTGGAACTGACCCGGCAGAGCGACCGCATGCTGTTCCCCATGCTTGACACGCGGATGCTGCACGGACAGGCGCAGGCGGGAATCGAAAAGCTGTTCCGGCGGGGCTTCCGCGGCATCAAGGGCCTCTACCTGCCCGACAACGCCAACGACCTGGGCATCGCCGGCATCCCGGAGACCTTCGGCATCAGTCCCGGGCAGTATCGCGAACAGGAATGGGAGATCTTCGCTTTTGCCGAAGCCCATGGCCTGCCGGTCGTCTATCACATGGATGCCGGCCGCTATGGCGACGTGATGCGCGCCATCGTCGACGATTTCCCGCGGCTGCGCATCAACTTTCCCCATTTCGGCATCGGCCGCCGGGCCTTCGCCTCCATCCTCGACCGCTCCCCCAACGTCTTCACCGATATCGCCTACCTGCGGCCGCATATCCGGCGCAACCCCGCGAGCTACGCCGACTTCATCCGCCACTACCCTGCCCAGGTCTGCTTCGGTACCGACGCCCTGCTCCATCAACCCGGGATTATCCTGGACTACATCGACCTGGTGAAGTCGCTGAATCTTCCGGAGGAGCTTGAACACACGGTTTTTTCAGGGAACCCGCGGCGTTTTCTGGGATTGAATACCTGA